DNA sequence from the Nocardia sp. BMG111209 genome:
ACTGATCCGTCGGAAGAGGTGTCTCCGATGTCCAGCAGTGTTCTCCCTGGTCACCATGCGGCCACCGAGCCCGAGTCCTTCCTGGCAGCGGCTCTGCGCACCGGTCGGGCGGTGGTCGTCGGCCACGGTATCACCGGCCACCATGTCGTTCACAGATTGTTCACTGAGTCCCAACGGGTTTCGCGTCCGATCCAGATTCTGTGGGTCGCCGATCACCACGACAGGCGGGTCGCCAGTTTCGGTGCCAGCGGATGGCACATGCCCTTCCTCGAGGGCGACCCGCGGATCGCCGCCTGGTCGCATCGCTCGTTCCACAGCTGGAACATCTTGTCCGAGTTGGGATTGGGCGACTACCGCGCCGCTGCGCCGAGTGTGCTGCTGACCCGCGACGAGCGGGTACCGGTGCCCCGCGGCTGCCCCGCGGTACCCGTCCCGGTCGATCCCGGCGAGTTCTCGGCGCCGTTCTACCGCCGGGCCGCCTACATCTCCGACGGGGCGGTCGTCTCCTCGTGCACCCTCATGCCGAATCTGTACCGGGCGGTATCGCAACTGCCCGGGGTACGCCCGATGCGCCGCCATATCCACGATATCGGCGAATTACTGGACCTCACACATGATTTCGGCGCCGAGGTGGCCTGCGTCGCCGCGGGCGACCGCGCCCAGTTCCTGCTCGACGACCAGCGCATCGAAGGCGATCTGGGGGTCGTCCTGCTCGCCGATCTCGCCCGGGTACCGCAGCCGCTGGATCGGATCGTGCTGATGGATGCCGACCGATACGACGAGCTGACCTACAGCATCCCGCATCGCTCGTGCGGGCATGTCTGCCTGGGTGGTTCGTCCGGCAGACTGGTCACCGAGCCGGAGGAGTACACCGAACTCGGGCGCGGGCTCACCGACCCGTCGCGGGTGCCGTCCTATGTCACCGCGCTCGTCGAGGAGATCCGCGACCGTGTCCTGCAACGGCTTCCGGTGCTGCGGCCGGCGCTGGCCCCGGGGGCATACCAGTACTGGTACGGCCTTCGCCCGCTCGCCGAACGCGTTATCGCCGAATGGATTCCGCGCAACCGGACCGGGTCGGTCGGAGTCCTGGAACTCGGCGGCCTGGGCGGTTCGGGATTCACCGTCGCTCCGGCCTTCGTCGAGGACGGCCTCGCGCTCCGCCGGCCCACTCCGCGGATGGAGTCCCACTTCGGCCGTCCCACTCCCGTCCATTCCTCGTAGCGAAGGCGCTGTCCGGCTCCGCGCGGAAGAATCCCGCGCGCGACCGCCCGATGCGAATTTCCGGCGCAGCGTTTAAACTGCGCTTGTATTTCAGTGCGTCATTGCTCGGTGCCCGGGGCCGAAAGACGAGGTACGGCTGATGGACCGTTCTGCGGTCGGAACACGCATGTCGGTGAGTTTCGCTCCGGCCGTGCTGTCCTCGCTGGCATCGCTGGCACGCGACCGAGCGACCCCGATGGAGACACTGATCGGAATCGCGGTCGCCGACCTGCTCGACTCGTTCGGAATCGATCGCGACACCGATATCACCGTGGTGGCGGCAATGGTGGAAATCGAGCACATTCCCGACCGGCGGCGCAGGCGCCGGAACTTCGATCCGGCCTGCGAACAGTCGGCACAACGGGATCTCGGGGTCGGTGAGGTACGTCTGGACGAACCGACGCTGGCCCGGCTGGCCGTGTTCTGCCGGGGCGCGGGCCTCAGCCGCGCCCGCGCGATCCGGATGGCAGTCGACCGATGCCTGTTCGACGAGGTCACCGGATCGGGATTCGAGGCGTCACCGGACCGGCCGCGATCGCCGAGCGCCCGACGGCCCTGACCGGCCTCAGCAGGCCGCGGCTCCGGTATCGTCCGATCCCGTTGCGGCGCATTGGATATCGGATCGCAGCCGGAGCAGCTCCGTGGCGGCCGCCACCGCGTCGGGAGTACCGATGCGGTGATAGATCTCGACCGCCTGCCCCAGTTCGCGCGGGACCGCGGCGACGCCGGTGACGACTCGGCACCGCGCGATCCCCTCCAGCGCTTGGGCTTCCCCGATCCAGCTGCCGACCTGACGCGCCAGCGCCAGCGCGTCGAGGAAGGTAGTCGACGCGGCGGCTGCCGTCGCCGTCTCGAACAGCAGCCTGCCCAGATCGATCAGGACCTCGATCTGGCCGAGCCGGTTGCCCAGCCGGTGGTACAGGGTCAGGGCCTGCTGATGCAGCTCGACGGCCTCGTCGTAGCGTCCGGTGCCGGTCCGCACGACGCCGAGATTGTGCAGGGCGTCGGCCTCGACCAGCCGATAGCCGAGGCGGCGGGAGAGGGTCAGCGCCGTGTCGTGCAGGTCGACGGCCTCGTCGTAGAGCCCGGTGCGGGTCCGGACGATACCGAGATTGTTCAGCGTGCTGGCCTCACCGCGCAGGCTGCCCAGCTCGTGGTAGAGGGCCAGCGCTTGGTGGTGGCGATCGACGGCCTCCCGGTAGTGCCCCGTACGGGTGCGCACGATGCCCAGATTGGTCAGCGCATTGGCTTCGCCGAGCCGGTTGCCCAGCTGCCGGTAGAGGGTCAGGGCCTGCTGGTGCAGCGCCACGGCCTCCTCACTGAAGCCGGTGCGGGCGTTCACGATTCCGAGGTTGTTGAGGGTATTGGCCTCTCCGAGCCGGAAATCGAGGTCGTGGTAGAGCGCCAGCGCCTGCTCGTAGCAGCCGACCGCCGCGGGGTAGTCGCCGGTCTCCTCGTGCAGGGTGCCGAGATTGTTCAAGGTGCTCGCCTCGCCCAGGACGTCACCGCAGCGGCGGTAGAGGGCCAGCGCCCGCTGATAGTGGGCGACGGCCGCGGGGTAGTCGCCGGTTTCCTCGCGGGCATCGCCGAGGTTGTTCAGTGCGTTGGCCTCCCCCAGGACGTTGCCGCGGCTGCGGTAGCGGGTGAGGGCCGCTTGGAAACACGCGGTGGCCGTGGGGAAATCCCCCGCCCGCCAGTGCGCGGCGCCGAGGTTGTTGAGCGCGCCGGCCTCTTCGATCTCGTCGTCGAGATCGTGGGCGACGGCGGCGGCCTGCCCGTGCAGCTGACACGCCAGCGGCCAAGGCCCGTCGCGATCCAGCAGCCCCGCCAGCAGTCCGATCAGCACCACCATCCGCGCGGGGCGGCGGGAAGCCACGTGTTCGACGCAGGCCAGCAGATTGTCGCGTTCCATCCGCATCCACTCCAGTGCCTGGACCTCGTCGCCGAACTCGCGCGCCACCACCGGATCACCGACCCGGTCGCCGGATGTCGAGTCCGGACGGGTCCGACGCGCGATCCAGCGGTCGGCCGCCGCGGTGGTTCGGTGGTAGTAGTCCAGCAGCCGGGTCTCCGCGTCGGCGCGTTCGGGTTCGGGCTCCGTCTGCGCCAGCGCGCGAGCGTATTCCCGGAGCAGGTCGTGCAGTCGGTAACGGCCACGGGCCGGCTCGTCGAGCAGATGGTCGGTGTAGAGCGCATCCAGCTCGGACCGCGCCGCGGCCACGTCGATACCGGCCAGCGCCGCCGCCGCATAGGCGTCGAGGTCGGGACCGTGGTGCAGCCCCAGGCGCCGGAACAGCCGCGCGCGTTCGGGGGGCAGATCCTGATAGGACAGGTCGAACGCCACCCGAACCGCGCGGGTTCGTGCGTCCGGCTCGCCGAGCCGGTCGGCCGTGGCCCCGAATTCCGCCGACAGGTCCGCGATGGTCCAGGCCGGGTGGTGGGCGAGCGGCGCCGCCAGCAGCGTGATCGCCAGCGGCAGGTGGCCACACTGTTGCACGAGCCGCTCGACCGCGGTGCGATCGGACGTGTCGCCGATCCGGCGATGGCTCAACGTCGCGAACAGTTCCACCGCCGAGCCCGGCGCGAGCGTGTCGAGCGCGAGCGGGACGGTGTTGCCGAGATCGACCAGACGCCGCCGGCTGGTCACCAGGGTGAGACAGCCGGGGGAGGCAGGCAGCAGCCAGTCGATCTGGGCCTCGTCGCGTGCGTCGTCGAGAACCAGCAGGACGCGCTTGCCCGCGAGCCGGTCCTGCCACAGGTCGCGGCGCGCCTGCAAGGAGTCGGGGAGATAGCGGGTGTCGACACCGATCCCGGTCAGCAACCCCGCCAGCACATCCGCCGGATCGGCGACCGTGCGCCCCGGCGTGTGGGCATGCAATTCGACGAAGTAGCGGCCGTCGGGGAAGCGATCGGCGAGCAGGTGCGCGGCCCGGATCGCCAGCGCTGTCTTACCGACACCGGGCATACCGTCGATGGTGTAGACCGGAATCCCGGACTCCGCGGCGTCCAGGATCTGCGCGAGCTCGGAGTCACGTCCGATCAGGGTGTACACGTCACGGCGCAATGCGGTCCGCAGCGCGTGACCCACCTCGGGGGCCGGCGTCCCCGGTGCGGGTGGGCGCGGTTCCCGCAGAATTCGGCGTCGCGTCTCGAGCCAGGCCGGCAGATCCTCTCGCGGGACACCGCAACACCACAGATAGATCTCCAGTCGGTTGTCGATATCCGGAGCGGCCCGGCCGCCTTCGAGCCGGTGCCCCTTCTCCATGGATTCGATGATGTTCTTCGTCAAATTGACATACGTCGCGGCACCGCTGTCCTTCCGGGCCGCGGCCCGGAGTTCGAGAGCGCGAATGGACAGCGCGGCCGCTACCCGGGTCCGTTTCAGAGTCGCACCGAATTCGGCGGTGGTGTGTACCGCTTGCAGATCTGCCCGGGTCGTCTCCCGATTCGATTTCTCGCTCATCGCATGTCTTTCTGAGTCTCGGCATCGGGTCGGTGGCTGCTTTCCGGTGTCCGGCAATGTCTTCCCTGTCCGCCGGACAGCCGTGAAATGCGCCGTACAGCCGCCCGCTTGTCTTCCGGGCTGTCGGACAGTGGCCGCCACCGGCTGTGCTGTTCCTGCGCCCACGAGGTCGCACACGAACCGGAGGACAGCAATGGACACGATGATTTCGACGGATATCACCGATGGCGACGGCTCTCGGCCGGCCGGCCGTACCGAATTCGGGAATCGGTGCGATACCGCCGTTTCCGCCCGGGAAAAAGGCATCGAATTCGCCGATCACGACGGCATGCGGCGGTATTTCTCCGCGCCGGAAATCGCACGCGCCGCGGACGGCGAGGTGGTGACCGCGAGCTGGGACCAGGCCGCGCGGACCTGGTCGGCGGCGCTGCGGGCCGCGGACCGTCACCGGCGTGCCGCAGACCCGGCCGTTCTCGCCGCGAGTCTGCTCACCAGCCTGCCTGCGCAGGTGGTGGTCGCACTGCACCGCTTCCGTATCGAGGGCTCGCCCAACAATGCCCTGGTGCTGCGTGGCATCTGCCCGGTACTCACCGATCTGCCCGCCACCCCCGCCACGGTCACCCCGCGCACGACGACCCGCACCGTCGAGGCCGCCGCACTGCTGCTGCTCGCCCTGACGCTGCCGCTGGGCGAGCCGTTCACCTTCCGGTCGCTGCACGACGGCCGGCTGGTCCAGCATGTCGTGCCCGTGCCCGGTCGCGAGTCCACCCGGACCGGCGCGAGCAGCACGGCGGCGCTGGGCTGGCACGTCGAGGACGGATTCACCGACGACCGCTGCGACTACTTCGGATTGCTGTGCCTGCGCGGCCATCCCGGCGTGCTCACGGTCCTGTCCCCGGCCCGGCGCCTGGACCTCGACGCCGCCGATATCGCGACGTTGCGCGCCCCGCGGTACTTGCTCGTGCCCGACGACGCCCATGTGGACGCCGACATCAGCGAGCAGACCCCGGTGCCGATCCTCACCGGCCCGGCCGAGGACCCCGAAATCTGCTTCGGCGAGGGTGACGTATGTCCGGCCGACCCCGCCGACCAGCGCGCGGCGGCGGCGCTGCACGCCCTGACCAGGGCCCTGGATCGCGGCGCGATCGGTCACGAACTGCGGCCCGGCGACGTCCTGATCGCGGACAATCGGCGAACGGTGCACGGCCGCAACACTTTTCGCCCCCGCTACGACGGCACCGACCGCTGGCTGCTGCGGGCGATGACCTGTGCCTCGATCCGGGCGCACCGCCGCCGTGGCGCACAGCGTGCGCTCGGCTGACCACCGCCGGACCACTCCCGTCCCTCTCTCCGAAAGCAGGGTGTCATGTCGTATCCCTCGATATCGCCGACCGCGAGGATCGCGGTGCCCGCCGAGCCCGTACCGGCGTACTCCGACGACGAGTTCAGCCCGCTGCTGGAGGTCGTCGTCGGCAACGCCGACGGTGCCCGGATACCGCCGCTGGACCGCTCGGCGTGGCTCAACCTCTACCCCGACCTCGACGCCGCCGAACTGGCACGAGTCAGGGTGGGACGCTTCCCGTCCCGGGTGCTCGCCGAGGCCGCCGAGGATCTCGACGGCCTGGCGGCCCTGCTGGAAAGCCTGGGCGTGCGGGTCGCGCGGCCCGCGCCGATGACCCATGACCGCGCGTTCGCCACCCCATGGTGGCGGACCAGCGGCTTCTACTCCTACTGCCCCCGCGACCTCGCCATCGTGATCGGCTCCACCATCATCGCCGCACCCAGCCCGGTACGAGCGCGGATGTTCGAGCTCGCGGGGTTGCGGGAGCTGTTCCAGCAGCGCATGCTCGGCGGCTCGGCCTGGATCGCCGCGCCGCCGCCGCAACTGCTCGACGAGCTCTATCCCGACGACGGCCACGGCCGTCCGATGCTGGGCGAGACCGAGCCGGTGTTCGACGCCGCCAACATTCTCCGCTGCGGCCGCGACCTGTTCTACCAGGTCTCCGGCAGCGGCAACGAACTCGGATACCGCTGGCTGCGGAACACGGTCTCCGCGCTGGGGGACTACCGCGTGCACCGGATCCGCGGCGTCTATCCCTACACCCACATCGATTCCACGATCAGCCTGCTGCGTGAGGGCCTGGTCCTGCTGAACCCGGACCGGATCCACGATCTCGCCCAACTGCCCGAGCCACTGCGATCGTGGGAACACCTGTGGTGCCCGCCGATGGCCCCGGCACCCACCCCGCCCGGTCATCCGTTGTCGTCGGAGTGGATCGGGATGAACCTGCTGATGGTGCGGCCCGACCTCGCCATCGTCGATGCCGGTCAGCCGGAACTCATCGCCACCCTGCGCCGCCACGGCATCGATGTCGCGCCCCACAAACTGCGCCACGCGCGCACCATGGGCGGCGGATTGCATTGCGTCACATTGGATCTGCGCCGCGAACACACCCGGGCCGACGGCCGGCGCCGGCCCGGCGTCAGCTGTTCGAGGCCGCGGATCCGATGAGTTCGCGCGCCTCGGCCACCGGGGGGACGGAGCGGTCGGGCAACGGCGCGAGGATTTCCCGCACCCGCTCCGGAACCTGGCCGACCCGGAACTCCTCCGGCAGCCGCAGCCATGTCGTGGTGATGGTCCGGCATGCACCCTCGAGCTCCCCTCGGTCGACGTGCGCCGCGGCCGCATCCAGGTACAGCAGGGAACGACCGACCAGATCGTGGCGCGACGGCGGCAGTTCCAGCACCCGATCGCGCAACGGAGCAGCCTCGGCATGGGCTCCGCACAGGGCCAGCGCATTGGCCTGGTTCCAGCGCAGCAGATACTCGCTGACGTGGAATCCGTCGGCGACGATCTCCTCGTCCGGCAGCAGCGCGAACATCCGATCCGCTCGCGTCACCGCAGCGAAGGTGGCCCGCCGGTTACCCAGGCGGGCCTGGATACCCGCCTCGGCGAGATATCCCAGGACCGCCACCCCGCAGGGCCGGTCCGCGCCCGCCGCCTGCGCGGCCAGCGCCGCGGTCAGGCCCGGCTTGAACTGCCGGTGAAAAGCGCACGCGTCACCGGTCCAGCCCGCGATCCAGGCCTGCACGGTCTCGTCCTCTGCGGCCCGGGCCGCCCGGCGCGCGATCCCGAACCATTCGAAGGTGTCGGCGACCGCGCCGACATCGGAGAGCCGGATCGCGATCAACCCGGCGTTCTTCGCGTAGACCCGTTGCAGTCTGCGCCGCATCGCCGCACCGCTCGTGGTCAGCAATCCCGCCTGGACCCGAGCCAGGTCCATCATCCGCGCCGGAATGAACTCCGCGGGCGGGGCCGACTGCAACTGCCGACCGCTCTGCTCGACCAGTTCTTCGAGCAGGCCGACATACCCCGCGCCCGCATGGCGCCCACTCGGCGGGTCGAAGGTCCCGCCGAACAGCCCGGCCGGGACGAGTGTCGCACCGGCAGCGACGAGTCCTGTGAAATTGCGACGATTCATGGCGTCCTCGGGTTCGTTCCGCGGGAACGAATCCTCCTCCGAGTAGTCGCTCCCGAATCCGAGCCGGTCCGGCCGGCTCTGATACAAGAAACACAGCGCATCCATGTAGTGCGGTGACGGGACGTCCTGCCCTTGTTCCCACTGCGACAACCGCTGATGCCCCAGACCGTCTGCGGGAGTACCGCGTTCGGCGAGTACCTGCTTCAGCGCCTCGACCGCCTCGACCAGGGTGTAGCCCCGGGCCGCCCGATGCGCCCGCAACAGCGACACCGCGCAATGCCGGTGTACCGCGCGGGCGGCGTCGTGATCGGAACCGCCGGAATTCTTGACCTCGCGAGCGACCCGACGCGCGCAACGCATCGAGTGTGGGCTTACCGCCATGTGCACCATCCATCCCCTGGGCCCCGCCGGTTGCACTGTCGTTGATGCTAACCCCGCGCTCCTACCCTGTCGACGTCGGGAAATGTCTTGCACGCGATGCGTGCAGAATCCATCCGCATACCGCGAAAACACCCGCATCGGCTCGTGATGTGCGGGCTCGGCGGCCATTCTCGACACGTCGCCGTTGCGTCCGGGTGCCATCCCCACCCGGTGTCGACGGTCGCACACGTTCCCGGGTGGCGGGACGAGGGGTACCGCCTCCCGGGGACTTCTCCAGGTCTTTCGTAAGAAGGAATCCGGCAGGATCACGGAACGAGGTTCTCACCCATGAATTCAGCAGAAACACGGTCGTTCACCTCGCAGGCGCCGGCAGATCGCGGTGCGGAGAGCGGAATCGGTGGTGCCGCACCGCCTCCGGTGGAAGTCGAAACCCTGGTCCGCGGATTCCTCGCGCTCGGCGCCACCATCGTGTGGGTATTCCTGGCGATGGTCTCCGTCGCCCAGACATCGCCCGATGCCGGCGCCCCGGCTCCCGCGGTCGCGCACGTCGGCTCACGGTGAAGGTGTGATCATGTCCGATCTCACCGTCGTGCCGACGGCCGGGCGAGCGACTTCGCCCGACATCGAAATAATCTGGGACACAAGTAGTCTCACCGCTCTGGCCGGTGGGATCCGGTGGATGAACGATCGTCTCGCGGTCGCGGGAACGAGGGCGCTCGGCACCATGTGGGCCTGCTACGGCCTCGCGGTGTTCGGCCTGGCTCCGCTCATCGATCCGGGGCGCCAGGCGACCTATCTGTACCTGTCCAATCTCGTGCAGCTGATCGCCGTGCCGATCCTGATGGTCGGCACGGCGCAGGCCAGGTCCGACATCCCCACGGTTCCAAGGGTTTCTACGCGGCGCGAGCCGCCCGGCGCGCAAGCCGCACTGCCAGGCGAGGCGCGATCGCACCTCCGGCGTTGACGGCGAGGTGCAGCAGGGCAGGCGCGCGGACGGTGCCGGTGCGGCGGCGCAGTTCCGACAGGGCCGCCCCCGCGACGGCGGTGGCGGCCACGGTCGTGGCGACATCGTCACCGGCCGCCCGCGCCGGTTCGATGTGCCACAGCCCGAAAAGCATTGCGCCCATGATATTTCCGGTAGGTCCGAGGGTGGATTCCAGCAGCGGATCCAGGGTCGCGCGGAAGATCAGCTCCTCCGGATAGACGGTCCCCCACGGAATCTGCACCCCCGCCCATTCGGCGAGCGAGACATCCGGTGATCGATCCGGGATCTGTGCGAGCCGGGTTCGTGAGGCCGGAACTGCCAGCGCCACAACATAACCGAGAACGACGAGAACCGCGGGGAGCAGCACGACAGCCATGCCGCGTCGATCAGCGCCTACGGGTCGGCGCGGCGGGCGACTGCTCTCCCTACGGCTGCCTGTGCCTGTGCCTGTGCCTGTGCCTGTGCCTGTGCCTGATGAAACTCCGAATCGCCTGTGCTGCAAGGTATTATCGCCACCCGTACCCCTACCGTGTCGAGACCGGGATCCCGGCAGTACCCGACTGCCGAAGGCGGCGGCATATGTGGTGGCGAACAGGACGTTGGCGGTGGTGCGGCCGCGCGGGCCGAAATGCAGTCGCGGCAACAGTAGGTTGTTCCACAGCGGCGGTAAGGCCGTGGCGGCGAGGAGGTTCGCGGCGGCCCGGGATCTCACTTGACGACGCGTTCGTAGGTTTCGGCCAGTTCCAGGTCGGTGCGGATCCGCTCGTTCTCCTGCGGGGTCCAGTCCGGGGGGCGCAGGACGGCGGCCCAGGCGTCGAGGACCAGGCTGCCGTAGTTGTGGCCGTGGCCGTCGGCGACGCTCTGGGCGTTGGTCAGGTCGGCGGCCACCTGCCAGAAGGTGACGAACGGCCACCAGCGCATCTGGCGGGAGACGTCGGGGCCGCGGGGTTCGGACAGCCAGGCGGGGCGGGAGAAGATGAGGTCCGGTGACCACCAGACGATCGGGTCGGAGGCGTGCTGGAGGTAGGCGATGCGCGGTTGCCGCCAGTCGGCGGAGGGCTGGTTCAATTCGTCCGTGGCGGAGGCGAATCGGACCACCAGGCCGTCGGCGTAGACCGGTTCCACCTCCGGGGTGCCCGGGTCGCGGCGGGCGACGAACTGACTCCACAGCCGGTTCGAGTTCGGGGGGCCCACCCAGAGTGCGCCGTCGACCTTGTCGCGCAGGTCGCCCAGTCCGCCGAAGGCCGCCTCCGAACCCTGTGAACCCAGGCTCTCGCCGTACACCACCAGCTTCGGCCGGGATTGCGGTGGTCGCGCGGACCAGGCGGTGTAGACCGCGTCGAACATCTTGCGGCCCGCCGCGGCCACCTTCTGCCGGTCGGCGAGGAAGGACAGCACGCTCGGCAGATACGAGTACTGGGACGCCACGATCGCGGTGTCACCGTGGTAGAGGTACTCCAGCGCGGCCGCGGCGGTCGAGTTCACCCAGCCGGTGCCGGTGGTGGTGACGATCGCGAGCACCTTCCGGTCGAAGGCGTGGGTTCGTTCCAGTTCGGCCACCGCCAGTTGTTCCTGGGTGCGGCCGCCGGTCGCCGAGTCCAGGCCGGCGTAGATCCGGATCGGCTGCCGCGCAGGGGCATTCGTGGCCGCCGAGATCAGCAGCGGGTCCGGGCCGTGCGAGACGAACCAGCGGCCCTCGGAGCCGAGGGTGTCCCAGGCGGCCAGCGACGCCGGGCTGCCGGAACGCTCCGGCGCCCGCGGCTGGACGGCGTAGGGGGTCACCTTGTCGTTGCGGACGCTGAACGCCGAGTTGGCGACCGCGAAGAACGCCCGGGTCGCGATGCCGTTGAACAACAGCACGATCAGCACCGCCAGCAGTGCCGCGCCCACGCCCGGCGCGAATCGTGGCGGCACCCGCACCCAGCGGCTGAGCTCGCGGGCGAAGAAGCGCACGATCTCCCGCAGCGTCCGGTAGCCGGCCACCACGGCGATGCCGACCGCCAGGCTCAAGCCGCCGGTTCGCAGATATGCCGCGCGGGTGGTGCCGGGCATATCCATCAGCGTGTAGATCTGCCGCTGCCAGTCCGCCGACAGCACCAGCATGTAGGCGGCGACCAGTCCGCAGCCGATCAGGATCACGATCTTCAGCGCGTACTGCCCGGGGATCGGCAGCGGCCGCCGACGCAGCCGCGGCCGCACCCAGCGCCGGAATCCCCACTCCAGCAGGCAGCCCGCGCCGTAGCCGATCGCCGCGTTGATCCCACTGATCAATCCCTGGAACAACCAGTCCCGCGGAACCAGCGAAGGCGTCACCGACCAGGCGAAGAACACCGTCCCGACCACCAGGCCGACATAGTTCAGGCCGATCACGTCGATCTCGATGCGGCGCAACACCCGTACCGCGCGCTGCCCCGCCGACCGGCTCCGGCGGACGACGACCCCGCCGCGTACGCGCTGCGGGGTCGTCGATTCCGCGATCTCGGAGGCTTCCGGCACCCGTCAAGTATGGCCAACCCGGCGCCGCGAACGCGGGCACCGCACGGTGACCGGCCAACTCGCCGCGAACACTGCGGGACCGCGGGCCGGATCCCGAGCAGTCGAACACTCGGGTGCGCGGCTTCCGGGCCGGCCGGAACGGGCACTCAGCCGAACAGCGCGGGCAGCGTGCCCTCGAAGGCCGCCCGCAGTTCGGCCAGGGTGACCGAGAACTGCCCCTGCACCTCGACGGAGTCGGCCCCTTGGTCGACCACGCCGATGCGCACCCACGGCAGCTCGCGCGCGCTGCACATCTTGGTGAAGCGGGTCTCCTCCGACCGCGGCACCGCGACCAGCACCCGGCCGGCGGATTCGGCGAACAGCGCCACGAACGGATCGGCGCCCTCGGGCAGCAGGATCCGGCAGCCGGTCTCACCGGCCAGCGCGGCCTCGACGACCGCCTGCGCCAAGCCGCCCTCGGACAGGTCGTGCGCGGCGCTGATCATGCCGTCGCGGGAACCGGCGGTGAGGATCTCGGACAGCAGCTGCTCGCGGGCGAAGTCGACCCGCGGCGGCACGCCGCCGAGGTGGTCGTGCTCGACCTGTGCCCAGATCGAGCCGCCGAACTCGTCGCGGGTGTCGCCGAGCAGGATCAGCGTCTCGCCGGGCTCGAGGCCGAGACCCGTCGGGATGCGCCGGTGCACATCGTCGATGACGCCGAGCACGCCGACCACGGGGGTCGGCAGGATCGCGGTCTGCCCGGTCTGGTTGTAGAAGCTGACGTTGCCGCCGGTGACCGGAATACCCAGTGCCACACAGCCGTCGGCGAGGCCGCGGACGGCCTGCTGGAACTGCCACATCACGCCCGGATCCTCCGGGGAGCCGAAGTTGAGGCAGTTGGTGACGGCCTTCGGGGTGGCGCCGGTGGTCGCCACGTTGCGGTACGCCTCGGCCAGCGCCAGCTGCGCGCCGGTGTACGGGTCGAGTTTGGTGTAGCGGCCGGAGGCATCGGTGGCCAGCGCGATACCGCGGCCGCCGACCTCGTCGATGCGGATCACACCGGCGTCGGCGTGTTCGGCGAGCACGGTGTTGCCGCGCACGTAGCGGTCGTACTGTTCGGTGATCCAGCGGCGGCTGCACAGCTGCGGGCTGGCGATCATCTTCAGCAGCGTGGCGCGCAGTTCGTCGGCGGTCCGCGGGCGGGACAGCCGGTCGGGGGTGTCGGCGACGAGCGCGTCCTGCTCGTCGGGGCGGCGCACCGGCCGCTCGTAGACCGGGCCCTCGTGCGCGACGGTCCGCGGCGGCACATCCACCACGGTCTCGCCGTGCCAGGTGATGACCAGGCGTTCACCGTCGGTGACCTCGCCGATCACGGTGGCCAGCACATCCCACTTCTTGCAGACGGCCAGGAAGGCGTCGACATTGTCCGGGGTGACGACCGCGCACATCCGCTCCTGCGATTCGCTGGAGAGGATCTCGGCGGGGGTCATGTGCGTGGCGCGCAGCGGCACCAGATCGAGGTCGATCTGCATGCCGCCGTCGCCCGCGGCCGCGAGTTCCGAAGTGGCACAAGACAATCCGGCGCCGCCGAGATCCTGGATACCGACCACCAGATCGGCGGCGTACAGCTCCAGGCAGCACTCGATGAGCACCTTCTCGGCAAACGGGTCGCCCACCTGCACGCTCGGCAGCTTCTTGCGGCCGGTACCCGACTCGTCCCCGGAGAAGGTGTCCGACGCCAGCACCGACACGCCGCCGATACCGTCGAGGCCGGTGCGCGCGCCGAACAGAATGATCTTGTTACCGGCGCCGGAGGCGAAGGCCAGATGCAGATCCTCCACCCGCATGACACCC
Encoded proteins:
- a CDS encoding FAD-dependent oxidoreductase yields the protein MSSSVLPGHHAATEPESFLAAALRTGRAVVVGHGITGHHVVHRLFTESQRVSRPIQILWVADHHDRRVASFGASGWHMPFLEGDPRIAAWSHRSFHSWNILSELGLGDYRAAAPSVLLTRDERVPVPRGCPAVPVPVDPGEFSAPFYRRAAYISDGAVVSSCTLMPNLYRAVSQLPGVRPMRRHIHDIGELLDLTHDFGAEVACVAAGDRAQFLLDDQRIEGDLGVVLLADLARVPQPLDRIVLMDADRYDELTYSIPHRSCGHVCLGGSSGRLVTEPEEYTELGRGLTDPSRVPSYVTALVEEIRDRVLQRLPVLRPALAPGAYQYWYGLRPLAERVIAEWIPRNRTGSVGVLELGGLGGSGFTVAPAFVEDGLALRRPTPRMESHFGRPTPVHSS
- a CDS encoding tetratricopeptide repeat protein yields the protein MSEKSNRETTRADLQAVHTTAEFGATLKRTRVAAALSIRALELRAAARKDSGAATYVNLTKNIIESMEKGHRLEGGRAAPDIDNRLEIYLWCCGVPREDLPAWLETRRRILREPRPPAPGTPAPEVGHALRTALRRDVYTLIGRDSELAQILDAAESGIPVYTIDGMPGVGKTALAIRAAHLLADRFPDGRYFVELHAHTPGRTVADPADVLAGLLTGIGVDTRYLPDSLQARRDLWQDRLAGKRVLLVLDDARDEAQIDWLLPASPGCLTLVTSRRRLVDLGNTVPLALDTLAPGSAVELFATLSHRRIGDTSDRTAVERLVQQCGHLPLAITLLAAPLAHHPAWTIADLSAEFGATADRLGEPDARTRAVRVAFDLSYQDLPPERARLFRRLGLHHGPDLDAYAAAALAGIDVAAARSELDALYTDHLLDEPARGRYRLHDLLREYARALAQTEPEPERADAETRLLDYYHRTTAAADRWIARRTRPDSTSGDRVGDPVVAREFGDEVQALEWMRMERDNLLACVEHVASRRPARMVVLIGLLAGLLDRDGPWPLACQLHGQAAAVAHDLDDEIEEAGALNNLGAAHWRAGDFPTATACFQAALTRYRSRGNVLGEANALNNLGDAREETGDYPAAVAHYQRALALYRRCGDVLGEASTLNNLGTLHEETGDYPAAVGCYEQALALYHDLDFRLGEANTLNNLGIVNARTGFSEEAVALHQQALTLYRQLGNRLGEANALTNLGIVRTRTGHYREAVDRHHQALALYHELGSLRGEASTLNNLGIVRTRTGLYDEAVDLHDTALTLSRRLGYRLVEADALHNLGVVRTGTGRYDEAVELHQQALTLYHRLGNRLGQIEVLIDLGRLLFETATAAAASTTFLDALALARQVGSWIGEAQALEGIARCRVVTGVAAVPRELGQAVEIYHRIGTPDAVAAATELLRLRSDIQCAATGSDDTGAAAC
- a CDS encoding TauD/TfdA family dioxygenase, coding for MDTMISTDITDGDGSRPAGRTEFGNRCDTAVSAREKGIEFADHDGMRRYFSAPEIARAADGEVVTASWDQAARTWSAALRAADRHRRAADPAVLAASLLTSLPAQVVVALHRFRIEGSPNNALVLRGICPVLTDLPATPATVTPRTTTRTVEAAALLLLALTLPLGEPFTFRSLHDGRLVQHVVPVPGRESTRTGASSTAALGWHVEDGFTDDRCDYFGLLCLRGHPGVLTVLSPARRLDLDAADIATLRAPRYLLVPDDAHVDADISEQTPVPILTGPAEDPEICFGEGDVCPADPADQRAAAALHALTRALDRGAIGHELRPGDVLIADNRRTVHGRNTFRPRYDGTDRWLLRAMTCASIRAHRRRGAQRALG